In Cryptomeria japonica chromosome 10, Sugi_1.0, whole genome shotgun sequence, a genomic segment contains:
- the LOC131055579 gene encoding uncharacterized protein LOC131055579, with translation MQAKTKTHIHNDCDRIRMISIPDGLPPDDRRTNVPNLLQALENSMAPSVIERIIEEINKREEDHNITGIIADVWTYSVLKAVADLYQIPLFAFHTSLVDNFAIRYFGPRLVSLRILGPDGARRKAQKLEYIPSAAAFWRCSMVVQRGVHILKKHPHGRRYKAGQVDPQQFLL, from the exons ATGCAAGCAAAGACTAAAACCCATATCCATAATGACTGCGACAGAATCCGAATGATATCCATTCCTGATGGATTGCCGCCGGATGACAGGCGCACCAACGTTCCAAATCTATTGCAGGCATTAGAAAACAGCATGGCACCATCCGTCATTGAGAGGATTATTGAGGAGATAAACAAGAGGGAAGAAGACCACAATATCACCGGTATAATAGCAGATGTGTGGACATATTCCGTGTTAAAGGCGGTGGCCGATCTCTATCAGATTCCTCTCTTTGCTTTCCATACATCGCTCGTCGACAACTTTGCCATCCGCTACTTCGGTCCCAGGCTTGTCTCTCTTAGGATCCTTGGTCCAGATG GAGCTCGCAGAAAAGCGCAGAAACTAGAGTACATACCCTCCGCCGCTGCGTTCTGGAGATGTTCCATGGTTGTACAGCGGGGAGTACATATTTTAAAGAAGCATCCGCATGGGAGAAGATATAAAGCAGGTCAAGTAGATCCTCAGCAATTCCTTTTATGA
- the LOC131055564 gene encoding flavonol 3-O-glucosyltransferase F3GT2-like, translating into MYDTYRTRVLIDNNLYDTYRKRVLIDFTFQQLEVLSHPSIACFVSHCGWNSVQESITMGVAMICSPYFTDQFLNRTYIVDVWKIGLPLETNKDGVIEKGEITKAVDRMLVREDGAEIRKQVTKLMRNSSDTVKEGGSSFNNYSILLHQMKKHLAD; encoded by the coding sequence ATGTATGACACATACAGAACCAGAGTCCTAATTGATAACAATTTGTATGACACATACAGAAAGCGAGTCCTAattgacttcacattccaacagtTAGAGGTGTTATCTCATCCTTCCATAGCTTGCTTTGTGAGTCACTGTGGATGGAACTCTGTACAGGAGAGCATCACCATGGGCGTGGCAATGATCTGCTCGCCTTATTTCACAGATCAGTTTCTTAACCGGACATATATTGTGGATGTCTGGAAGATCGGACTGCCTTTGGAAACGAATAAGGATGGAGTAATAGAGAAGGGGGAGATTACTAAAGCCGTTGACAGAATGCTTGTCAGAGAAGACGGCGCAGAGATAAGGAAGCAAGTCACCAAATTAATGAGAAACAGTAGTGATACGGTGAAGGAAGGAGGGTCCTCGTTCAACAACTACAGTATACTTCTTCACCAGATGAAGAAGCATCTGGCTGACTGA